GATCTGTAGCCTAGAGAAATTAGGTGACTGGCCAAAGGACCCCTAGCTGGTAGCCAAATTAGTCACAAAGAATCTCTGTCTCCTGACACTCACTCCAATGCTCCCCTTTCATCATTATGCTCCTTTCCCTTTGACGGGGTCCAAGGTAGACTCACCTGCAATCCACTCAAGAACAAAATGGCAGGATGATGTTCCAGTACATTTGGGAAAAGACACACATGAAACAACAAGAATAAGAATCTTCACAGACAACAAATTGACAGATGGCATGGTCAGCTCCGTCAGAATGAATCTACACTACCGCCGCACATGGTCTGTACTCCCAGGCCGTACTTCTTCAGCCTGCCTTATCCTACGCTTAATACAATCAGCTGTGGGTCAACCTATCTCTTCCCTTAGGATTTAAAATTCTttgataggggcttccctagtggcgcagtggttaagaatccgcctgctaaggcaggggacacgggttcgagccctgctccaggaagatcccacatgccgcggagcaactaagcccgtgcgccacaactactgagcctgtgctctagagcccgcgcccctacagcccgtgctctgcaacaagagaagccactgcaatgagaagcccacgcaccgcaacgaagagtagcccccgctcactgcaactagagaaagcctgtgcacagcaacaaaggccaacgcagccaaaaataaaatagataaattcattaaaaaaaaattatcaaaaataaaataaaattccttgaTATCAGGATCtctcttattcatttttgttattcTTGTCCCTAGCATCTAGCACACTGCTATTATTTATGCATTGTAGGCAACAACAATTgcttatataaaaatgaataatcatGGAACTAAGGGCTGAAATAGGGTAAGGAATCTATTTCAGGGAAGAAGGGCCACTGGCAAGCAAGCCCAAGAAAACAGCAACATTAGATCTGTACCTGCCTCTCCACCCTGGCTCCTGCCCTTTGCCAGAAACTTCCTGTTCCCACATGGTCACTTGAGGTCTCTGGTTATCTGGCCGCCTCTCTAAGACATCTTGATGGGCTGGGGGCTGAACCAGGGAAATGTCTGAGACCCACGTGGGAGCCATTCTTGGCAGAGTTGGAAGGGGCCGAACTTGGAAGTGGGATGGGGGAATCAGCCCAGTGGAACCTGAAGAATCATAAGGACAAAGATGGTCAGTTTCCCAGGGAGACATAATCACCAGCCCCCTTGCCAGGTCCCACTGACCTGAAGGTCGAAACATTTCCACATTATTTGAAGTCTCTAGAGTCTGTGTCCAGCCATCTATGCTCCCCTGGACAACAGGAGAAACAAGGACACTCCAATTCAATTTTCAGGCCACCTTCCAAAGAGAGAGCCCCTACAATAACAGTCATAATCCTTAAATAATAGCCAGGTCCATCTGACTCTTAGCTCCTCTTATCCTACTTCCCAAAAGAAGTAGGAAATACCTGAAGATCATTTGCTTGTCTCAATCTGGTTCCTGATAGGACTGTGGCAACAGCCATGAGATAGAGAGAATTTACTGAGACAGGCTGAGAGAGGCTCTGGTTTTActcatacttttaaaattctgggcAGTGCCTTTACTCTCCTCCTTAAGTTTCTACAGTCTCTACCTTTCCTGGATGGAGGTGAGAAAGGAGGTATGCAGTGCAGAGGCTGTGAGCCCAATCTCCAGAGTTCTCTCCATGGCTCACCAAGGCCTTGGGGAAGCCCATCCAGACACCACGAAGCCATGACTCCTGGGTCCTTCCCTATCAAAGCGCTGGCCCAATGCCTAGCCCCTGATGAATGTGGCCACATGTAGGGCAGGACGCCTACCCAGGACCCCCGGGGAATCCAGGCAGCCTAGACCCCTTGGCAGAAAAGCCAGCTTCCTGACGTCGCATCCAAACCCTTCCAGCAACCTTCCTCTCAGTTTCTCTCTATTGTCTCCTCAGCTTCCATTCCTGTCGCCCACCCACCTCTCCAGAGTCCTAGAGCAGAGAGAGGGGTCTTCAAgatctccccaccctcccacccgaATTCATCTATTTTTCCCCCAATCTGGGATTCCTATCCCTCCCTACATCCTAGTTTGCTTTTATCCTGAAGAAATTATTCTGGCCCCTTACTCTCTCATCTCCCAATAgcctgctctccctccctcctctcccccagatATGAGTCTTCGCCCTGCTGGACGCTGAGCTCTAAGGCTGTTCTGACCACCTCATTTGTTTGTTCCTTTACCCTGCCCTTGCACCCCTCCACCCTATGGATCCCTGAACCCACCCTCGTACCCCCTCTCAGCCCCTTCCCGCCCCCAACCGACTCTTCCCGAATGCCCCTTACCCGGCGCGAGAGACCCCCTCAGCCCTTTGGCCACACCCCCTACACCTAGCTCCCGGGCGCGGCCTCGGCCCCTGACCGCGCCTGCGCAAAGCGGGCAGGTTGGCGGGACGCTCTAAAGCCTACAAGGCTACCAACCCGGAAGGAGGAGAAGAGGTAAACGCAGGCGCAGTAGTGTCTAAAGCCCGGCCCAATTAAGGCGTTGGGGGCACCTCCGCGCCCTGGCAGCTCCGCCCAACTCCGGGAACCCGGGAAAACTTGTGAACTAATCAGAAAAAGCGGAAGGCGGGAGATCGGGGACCCTCCCAGCTCGTCGCCCAATGGAGAGAAGGAGGGCAAACAAGATGGCCAATCAGAAACAGCGCGGGGGGCGGGCTCGCTCGGCGGGAGCTTCGGACCCGGGAATTCCGAAGGCGGGGTCGGCGCTGCCCGCGCGCGGAGGCCGCGCCCCTCCTGCCCTTGGTTTCCTCGCTGTCAAACAGCCGCAGGAGCACCAACCCGGGCCGAGCTGGCACTGCCTGGAGAGGGGACCATTCCGAGACTGCACCGCGCGGTAGATACGAACCTGGGCTGGGGCGGGGAGGGAAAAGGCTGGGTTTGCCTTGCATCATCCCGGGAgccctttcttctgtttttatccCACCCGGAGAAGTCGGTAAGCAAGGGTTTAGATCCACTTTGCTGGAGAACGTTAGAGACCCGTTTGCACTGCCTTTTGAGGGGTGACAGTGGATACACTTCCCACTGGGGTTCAAGCCAACTAGTTATGAGTGAGGGATTGGCCAGAAGAGTGAGGCGTGGGCTAGCAGGAGGGTTACTCTATTTGGATCAGCAGGTTTTACAGGAAGAAGCTTCTCTTCTCCAAATTACACTGAGGTGACAAGTTAATATCACACAGAAGcagtccccaccctcacccccacacCTACAGTTCGAATTTCCCTAGAAGCTGCCTAATGTATTGTTGCCTTGCACAGATTGAAGGCTCCTGGAATACTTAGCAGCCTGAGGATCCGATTCAGCTTCGTGCCACAAGACGCCTTCATTTTTGCACTACACTGGGACCTTCACCAAATTTTTCAGTTGCAAAGCTGTTGACAGCCAATTTTGCATCGCGTCCTAGGCTCCTTGCACTCTGAATTTGCCCTACTCAGGGAGTGTGCTCAAAGTTGAAATTGCACAAAGGACAGCTCAAGTTTGCATCAGACGGAAAGTGAACTTAGGCCAGATGTGCATGGCCCAGGGAGTGGGAAAGGTGATGGATTCCTAAAGTGGAAGAGGTGGTGTGGAGGGGGCACCGCCCATGCTGCCTTGCTTCCAGCTGCTGCGCATAGGGGGCGGCAAGGGTGGCGATCTCTACACCTTCCACCCCCCAAGTGGGGCTGGCTGCACCTACCGCTTGGGCTGCAGGGCCGACCTCTGTGATGTGGCCCTGCGGCCCCAGCAGGAGCCCGGCTTCATCTCTGGAGTCCATGCGGAGCTGCACGCTGAACGCCGGGGTGACGACTGGAGGGTCAGCCTGGAGAACCATAGCAGCCAAGGTGAGGAGTGAGCAGAGCAGCCTTATGCCTGGGCAGTGCAGTTCTGGGCTGGAATGACCAAGAGTCTCCACAGGGACTCTGCCTGCCTCCCAAACTCCCCATCAGGTTGGATGGATGGTTGTCATCCAGACCTGTCTTCCCACCAGAAATGTGCAGTGTCAGATCTTTGTGGGGCTCACCCTGTTTAGCTCTTAGAGGGGCTGGGAGGTAGATCCAGGGCCTGGAGTATCACAGTGGGGTTGTTCTGGGGCGACTGGGGGACAAGCTCAGATTTGACTAAGTTTCCAGATTTGTTTAGGAACCTTGTCCTTAGCTTAGGGCAGTTATATGTTGAATTGTTTTAATGATCTGGACATGTCTTACTCCCTGACTTGGAGGCAGTTAAGTCAGCCTCAGAAGGCCTGGGTTCCCATCTCAGTTCTGCTACTGGCACCTGGCAGTATCACTCAGGCCTGTCACTTCACCTTTTTAGATCTTAGTTTCCTCTTAGGTAGAATGTAAATCTTTCTAAGGTCTGTTTTGGGGAGTGCTGTGGGGATTGGATATAGTGGCCAACATTCATTTAGTGCTTACTATTATGAGACAAGAACATTTTAAGGGCATTAAATGTAGGTGAGCACAAataccccatttcacagacaaggaaaatgAGGCATAAAGAAGctaacttgtccagggtcacatggCTGATAAGTGGTGgagcttggatttgaacccagacaatCTGAGCTGTGCTGATTAGTACTGAGTTGGAACTGAGTGAAAGTGAGCATCTCTGAGAATTGGACCTCAGTGAATTGAGGGAAGGAGTTCATTCCCTTCATGTGCCCTGAGGGAGggcataagaaaaataaactcattcCCAACTCACAAGGAGTTTCATATCTGATGTCACCTGCTGAGAGATTTAGAATGTGagaatttgatgacaggtgtcgtgttcTTCCTCATGTTCCCCAGAAAACCAGACAGGACCAGATTTCTCCACTTCTGACCTGTCATTTGTTTTTGTCGTTCTCTGTATTTGTCTGGTGCCCCACAATCAACAGGGACTTTGGTCAATAATGTCCGACTCCCAAGGGGTCACAGGCTGGAGTTGAGTGATGGTGACCTTCTGACCTTTGGCCCTGAAGGGCCCCCAGAAACCAGCCCCTCAGAGTTCTACTTGTTTCAGCAAGTCCGAGTCAAACCTCAAGATTTTGCTGCCATTACTACCCCACGGTCTAGGGGAGAAGAGGGAACCGGGGTTGGTTTCCGGCCCATGCTGCCCTCCCAGGGGGCTCCACAGCGCCCCCTCAgcaccctctcccctgcccccaaagcCACGCTGATCCTCAACTCCATTGGCAGCCTCAGCAAGCTCCACTCCCAGCCCCTCACCTTCTCACGGAGTGGGGGTAGGCCACAGAGCCTGCCTGTTCCCACTCCAGCTGGGGAAGTGGGGACCACCCCTTCTGTCCCACCCCCAAGAAACCGGAGGAAATCAGCTCACCGCGTGTTGGCAGAACTGGATGATGAGAGAGAGGCTCCCAAGAGCCCCCCACCAGTCCTTTTGGAGCCCAGGAAGAAACTCCGTGTAGAGAAAACCCCACTGACACCCAGTGGGTAAGTGGAGAGAACTTTGTCTCGTATTTCACTGCCTTTTGATTCTTTTAGAGCCCTAGGCTGGGAAGTAGCTCTCTGcttgggggatggggatgggagaTGGAACAGAAGTTGGAATGACAAGACCTGGGTTCGTTCTTCTAACCAGATTCACCTTTAGTCTAGTGAATCTATATAGGTTCACTCTGCAGTTATCCAGGGGAAAGTTCTAGGCCTCTGCAGGTTTCCAGTGACCCTGGTTTTTGTGTCACTTTCTTCAGAAATCGACGTGGGCGTCCTCGGAAACACCCAGTGAGCAACCCCAGGGCTCCCCCTGCAGTTGGGGGCGGGGAGCACTGTGCAGCCCCTTGTTGCTGCCTACCCCAAGAAGAGACAGTAGCCTGGGTTCAGTGTGATGGTTGTGACATCTGGTTCCATGTGGCCTGTGTTGGTTGCAGCATCCAGGCTGCCAGGGAGGCTGACTTCCAGTGCCCAGGCTGTCGTGTAGGCATCCAGACCTAAGGCCCACCACCAAAGCACCAGAGGACAGAGCTGGCACCTCCAGGACATGGGTGGACACTGGGGTGCCAATGGGTCCTAAGAGATGCCCTCTTCTTCCCTTGCCTCTCTAGGAGGGAATGACTACAGGGGAAGGGTCCATTCCTATGGATTATCAATTCAAGGCCTGGAGCAGGCCCTCACGGCCAAGGTAACAGAAGAGATGGCTTCCTGCCAAAGATATTGCTGCCTCCAGGAAGTTGCCAGTGAGCTGGAAATTCCTACTTGTCACAagctgtaggtccttgttgtcatGGACACTAGAATGTCTGGTCAAGAGAACCCATCAATTGCAGAGGTCACGCCTGGGAAGTTATAAGCCCCAGACTTGAACAAGCAAGTTCTAAATGTTCTTGATGGCATCGCCTAAGGCATCTCTGGGAAAACCTAGGGCACAGCCCCCAAACTTCCTTACATTGTGAGCAGTCCTGCCGCTGACCACCATGATTGTGACCTGACTTTTCAGAGCTTTGCTTCCATTTCCAAATAAAGAATGAGCAGCTTCATATACTCCAAGGTACTTACTCTTTTTGTGGGTCTGATACTCCTTGCTTTCCAATTTTTGAGAGAATGGAGTGGTAAAGTCTGGAAAACTAATTCAGATTCTTAGGGGAGGAGATGAGCAGACAAGGCAGAGAAATACAAACCTGCTCGCTGAAAAGGTGCAAATATATGAGGTAAGCTGGAGGTGGGAAGACAGGAGAAAAGGAATCCAGGTAATTACAGTTTCTAGTTTCAAAGAAAACagatccgggacttccctggtggtccagtgggtaagactccgagctcccaatgcgggggggcccggggttcgatccctggttagggaactagatcccgcatacatgccgcaactaagagcccacatgcgccacaactaatagatcccacgtgccgcaactaagacccgatgcagccaaaataaatatttataagacaACAACAAACAACAGATCCACTGCCATTAAAATAAGGTACTTGGGATTTGGTCAAGTTCATGAGGGTGGCAGAACTTTTACAAGGTTGACCAGTACTACCAGGAAGAGAAAACCTGAGACACCAGCTACAACAGATGCGACCTGGTCCAGTATATCAACATAACCCACATATGCTACACTGATTCTCTTCTGACAGTCGTACACCAAGCCAAGATACTGTCAAAGTAGCATTTCTATAGTTCTTATTAGGAAAGCCCTATCTTGACCTATCCTATTGCAACCTGCATAtccatccccttcctcctctACTTAGACTTACCAACCCAAGTTTTTTACACATTGAGGAAAGGCTCCAGAGCAAGGGCCCTAAttaggaagtggcagaggcaggactaAAATGTGGGAGGTTTTGGTGAGTCACAGACAGGGTAGGCAAAAACCTTAAGTGCAAACCAAATGGACCCAGGTATCAAGAAAGCACAAAGTAGAGTTTCCGGCTGGGGTGATATACAGAAGAAATGAGTACCTAAAAGACTTGATTTCTTAGCACAAAGCCACTGAGGACTTCCAGAGTAGAGTGGGGAAAAGCAAAAAGCCAGCTCCTAATAGGGAATGGGCTATGTAATAACTGCATCTTTGGGCAAAAATAAGGTGTTCACCTCCAATTTCCCCAGGTCACAGGCTCCTAAGAACTAGCTCACACCTATAAGAGCCCTCTACATATAAACTTGGGATCCAATCCCAGATCTCCCTCTGACATTGTGACTCTGGGCAGTTTAAACGGCATCCTTGGTCTCAGGGTCATTTGGGTGGAAGAGCTATTAATACCCACTATTAACTATCCCCATCCACGCTTCAATAACTAGAGGAGAATAAACCAAAGACAAAAGTATCCACCTACTAGGTCCCAGGCTTCTTTATTTAAGAACAAAGTGATGAGTGATGTGGGGATTAAAATCAAGAGCATCATTGAACTTCACCTTCCCTCCAACCAGTTCCCCCAAACTCCCTGCCCCCACACCCTTTGTGTTCCCAATTCCTTTCTTAGTGAATGAAGAACTTAATCCCAAAGCCCTGGTACGAACCCCAGGGTTCTCTCCCTAGCTGtcccccttcctctgcccccaTTCCTGGGAAGGGCAAACACCTCAGTTTGAATGCATGGGGGAGCCCAGAGTGGTGACAGACACCGAGGGAAAGGCCTCACCCTCAGGAAATGGGACTGAGGAGTACAGCGTAGTGAAATGAGGACCCCCATAGCCTGGGGTACCAAAATGGGGCCCTGGAGCCAGAGGAAAGGATACTGGTCCCCCTGAGAAAGGAGACCCAGCAGCCTCAAAATCCTCTCGTTGCGAATAGTCACTGCTTGATCGTTTGCCCTTCTGGCGACGGTTGCAGAACCACACTCGGACCACCTGGGAGTGGAAGACGGGAGAGGGACATTCGATCATAAGCTCTGGGAGGTGTGaatggggaggaggagatggagcaCACAGGGACGCAGACAGGGGCACTCACATCCTTCTCAAGCCCGAGCTGCTGAGCGATGTGGCTGATCTGCTGCAGGGTGGGCTTTGGGCACTGCAGGAACATGCTCTCCAGGTTGCCTCTCACTCGGTTCTCAATACTCGTCCGCTTTCTCTTCCGGGCCTGCACAAGGGTCTCTGCCTTGCATA
This genomic interval from Balaenoptera ricei isolate mBalRic1 chromosome 11, mBalRic1.hap2, whole genome shotgun sequence contains the following:
- the TCF19 gene encoding transcription factor 19 — its product is MLPCFQLLRIGGGKGGDLYTFHPPSGAGCTYRLGCRADLCDVALRPQQEPGFISGVHAELHAERRGDDWRVSLENHSSQGTLVNNVRLPRGHRLELSDGDLLTFGPEGPPETSPSEFYLFQQVRVKPQDFAAITTPRSRGEEGTGVGFRPMLPSQGAPQRPLSTLSPAPKATLILNSIGSLSKLHSQPLTFSRSGGRPQSLPVPTPAGEVGTTPSVPPPRNRRKSAHRVLAELDDEREAPKSPPPVLLEPRKKLRVEKTPLTPSGNRRGRPRKHPVSNPRAPPAVGGGEHCAAPCCCLPQEETVAWVQCDGCDIWFHVACVGCSIQAAREADFQCPGCRVGIQT